A single window of Nicotiana tomentosiformis chromosome 1, ASM39032v3, whole genome shotgun sequence DNA harbors:
- the LOC138905863 gene encoding WEB family protein At1g12150-like — MVVYEAPPQTEDISEKYSGRVPELLEIEDASHRSQQMGDMSEGALPESLRTEENAPSDSLGEAVVAHREVCSRSRAELRQYEADIQRATKERKALKLLLGQRGKEIKDLRAELAKAHQDQTDMSEQVMTLLKAYGFDTGMMSNLLVSQLQQKIEMIGKLREEVDVIKAESLMWKEGMDLFATEKGVARAQLSLAKNQLQSIKEKSSVQARKTEELEARLASELANVEKTKADADAFVAIYRDNAEAA, encoded by the exons atggtggtttatgAGGCTCCGCCTCAAACTGAGGATATATCAGAGAAAtattcgggcagagtccccgagttgttggagatcgaggatgcttcccatcgaagccaacaaatgggggatatgtctgaaggggctctccccgaatctcttcgaaccgaagagaatgccccaagtgactcactTGGGGAA gccGTGGTAGCTCATCGAGAAGTATGTTCTCGATCCCGAGCTGAGCTGCGTCAATACGAGGCTGATATCCAACGGGCCACGAAGGAGAGGAAggcccttaaactcctcttagggcaaaggggaaaagaaatcaaggacctccgagctgagttggccaaagcTCACCAAGATCAAACCGATatgtccgagcaggtaatgacaCTATTAAAAGCCTATGGATTCGATACTGGAATGATGTCTAATCTtttggtctcacagctgcagcagaaaattgagatgatcgggaaactccgtgaggaggttgatgtgataaaagcggagtccttgatgtggaaagaaggtatggacctcTTTGCTACAGAGAAAGGggttgctcgagcccaattgtcttTGGCcaaaaaccaacttcaaagtataaaggagaaaagctcggttcaagcaaggaaaacagaggagctcgaggctcggttggcttctgaACTTGCCAATGTTGAAAAGACAAAGGCCGATGCAGATGCATTTGTGGCTATTTATCGGGACAATGCTGAGGCCGCTTAG